The proteins below come from a single Agromyces flavus genomic window:
- the glf gene encoding UDP-galactopyranose mutase: protein MNTDLLVVGSGFFGLTIADHAARELGLRVTVIDRRPHIGGNAYSEDEAQTGIEVHRYGAHLFHTSNERVWEYVNRFTTFTDYVHRVYTQHGGEVYPMPINLGTINQFFRSAHGPGAARELVREQAGELAGTDPQNLNDKGIQLIGRPLYEAFIKHYTAKQWQTDPSDLPAEIISRLPVRYTYDNRYFNDTYEGLPTDGYTAWLERMADHPNIEVQLGTDFFDESQPYSKGNAVGRVPVVYTGPVDRYFDYAEGALQWRTLDFEEEVLDIGDFQGTSVMNYADAEVPYTRIHEFRHFHPERDYPTDRTVIMREYSRFAEHGDEPYYPVNTAADRERLLKYRTLAKQERDVLFGGRLGTYKYLDMHMAIGSALSMFDNRLRPYLEGSAPLESGDGEA, encoded by the coding sequence GTGAACACTGACCTGCTCGTCGTCGGATCCGGCTTCTTCGGCCTCACGATCGCCGACCACGCCGCCCGCGAACTCGGCCTCCGCGTCACCGTCATCGACCGGCGACCCCACATCGGCGGCAACGCCTACAGCGAGGACGAGGCGCAGACCGGCATCGAGGTGCACCGCTACGGCGCGCACCTGTTCCACACCTCGAACGAGCGGGTGTGGGAGTACGTCAACCGGTTCACCACCTTCACCGACTACGTGCACCGCGTCTACACGCAGCACGGCGGGGAGGTGTACCCGATGCCGATCAACCTCGGCACGATCAACCAGTTCTTCCGCTCGGCGCACGGTCCGGGCGCAGCGCGAGAACTCGTCCGCGAGCAGGCGGGCGAGCTCGCCGGCACCGACCCGCAGAACCTCAACGACAAGGGCATCCAGCTGATCGGCCGGCCCCTCTACGAGGCCTTCATCAAGCACTACACCGCGAAGCAGTGGCAGACCGACCCGAGCGACCTTCCCGCCGAGATCATCTCGCGCCTGCCCGTCCGGTACACGTACGACAACCGCTACTTCAACGACACGTACGAGGGCCTGCCCACCGACGGCTACACCGCGTGGCTCGAGCGCATGGCCGACCACCCCAACATCGAGGTGCAGCTCGGGACGGACTTCTTCGACGAGTCCCAGCCCTACTCGAAGGGCAACGCCGTCGGTCGAGTGCCGGTCGTCTACACCGGGCCCGTCGACCGCTACTTCGACTACGCCGAGGGGGCGCTGCAGTGGCGCACGCTCGACTTCGAGGAGGAGGTCCTCGACATCGGCGACTTCCAGGGCACGAGCGTCATGAACTACGCCGACGCCGAGGTGCCGTACACGCGCATCCACGAGTTCCGCCACTTCCACCCCGAGCGCGACTATCCGACCGACCGCACGGTCATCATGCGCGAGTACTCGCGGTTCGCCGAGCACGGCGACGAGCCGTACTACCCGGTCAACACGGCGGCCGACCGCGAACGGCTCCTGAAGTACCGGACGCTCGCCAAGCAGGAGCGCGACGTGCTGTTCGGCGGCCGACTCGGCACGTACAAGTACCTCGACATGCACATGGCCATCGGGTCGGCGCTGAGCATGTTCGACAACCGCCTCCGTCCGTACCTCGAGGGCTCCGCGCCGCTCGAGTCGGGCGACGGCGAGGCGTGA
- a CDS encoding glycosyltransferase, whose translation MSAGAFRLRALARGFVRRGCRVRVVTTTPPPSAPPGAVEEPGLRVSRFPVLRDRGGNVRGYVQYLSFDIPLAFRLLFARYDLAVAEAPPTTGMVVSVVSALRRKPFAYYAADVWTDGVISMGAPGLVVRLMRAMESAVLRRAASVLSISDEVTDRLVELGARRDRVATVGNGVDTGMFSPDGPAKDDGAPYLVYTGTMSEWQGAELFASAMPAVLERHPDARLRYFGQGASEPAIRAEAARVGDRRIVLGGVVPPAEAAEWIRGAAAALVSIVPGIGYDFARPTKTYAAAACGAPVIFAGTGSGAALVRDHGLGEAVDFTTAAVSDAMVRAIDAWRSGGGEEERAARAAWVQANASLDAVGTNAADAVLAAIR comes from the coding sequence GTGAGCGCCGGCGCGTTCCGGCTCCGTGCCCTCGCGCGCGGCTTCGTCCGACGCGGATGCCGCGTACGCGTCGTGACCACGACGCCGCCCCCGAGCGCGCCCCCCGGCGCGGTGGAGGAACCCGGTCTGCGCGTGTCCCGGTTCCCGGTCCTGCGCGATCGCGGCGGGAACGTGCGCGGCTACGTGCAGTACCTGAGCTTCGACATCCCGCTCGCCTTCCGGCTCCTGTTCGCCCGGTACGACCTGGCGGTCGCCGAGGCACCGCCCACGACGGGCATGGTCGTCTCGGTCGTGAGCGCCCTGCGGCGCAAGCCCTTCGCGTACTATGCGGCCGACGTCTGGACCGACGGCGTGATCTCGATGGGTGCGCCCGGCCTGGTCGTGCGCCTCATGCGCGCGATGGAGAGCGCCGTGCTCCGCCGGGCTGCGAGCGTGCTGTCGATCTCCGACGAGGTCACCGACCGGTTGGTCGAGCTGGGCGCCCGCCGCGACCGCGTGGCGACCGTCGGCAACGGCGTCGACACGGGGATGTTCTCGCCGGACGGACCCGCGAAGGACGACGGCGCGCCCTACCTCGTGTACACGGGCACCATGTCGGAGTGGCAGGGCGCCGAGCTCTTCGCGAGCGCGATGCCGGCCGTGCTCGAGCGTCATCCCGATGCCCGGCTCAGGTACTTCGGGCAGGGTGCGTCCGAGCCGGCCATCCGCGCCGAGGCGGCACGCGTCGGCGACCGACGCATCGTCCTCGGCGGCGTCGTGCCGCCGGCCGAGGCGGCCGAGTGGATCCGCGGCGCCGCCGCCGCCCTGGTGAGCATCGTGCCCGGCATCGGGTACGACTTCGCGCGGCCGACGAAGACCTACGCGGCCGCGGCGTGCGGCGCTCCCGTGATCTTCGCGGGCACGGGCAGCGGCGCGGCACTGGTCCGCGACCACGGCCTCGGCGAGGCGGTGGACTTCACGACCGCCGCCGTGTCCGACGCCATGGTGCGGGCGATCGACGCGTGGCGATCCGGTGGTGGCGAGGAGGAGCGCGCCGCTCGCGCGGCCTGGGTCCAGGCCAACGCGTCGCTCGACGCGGTGGGCACGAACGCCGCCGACGCCGTCCTGGCCGCGATCCGCTGA
- a CDS encoding glycosyltransferase family protein gives MSKPQLLILSFSSIAGDARVLKQVRLFRDRYAVTTCGYGPPPEGVVEHVRIPDDRPAHDLNGRLITLHWYRRALWSIPAVAWAGDALAGRRFDAVLANDLEAVPVAVRLAGGTRVHADLHEYTPRLHEEHEAWNRRIRPFHEWVARRYATRAASWTTVSGGLAREYERQFGFSPRIVTNAAPYADLQPTPVGDRIRIVHSGACLRNRNIMAMAEGVAAASAPVSLELYLTPNDPGYLEELRRFAEQSAGADGVPSVVLHDPVPYDSLIRTLNGFDLGIHVLPPVNFNNEWALPNKLFDYVQARLGVVVGPSAEMAEYVRTHDLGLVLDDFSAEALTRALDALDREAVAGFKRSADAAAEPMSAEAQVHVWADCVGRIIEEARA, from the coding sequence ATGTCGAAACCACAGCTGCTCATCCTGTCGTTCTCGTCGATCGCAGGGGACGCGCGCGTGCTGAAGCAGGTGCGCCTCTTCCGCGACCGCTACGCGGTCACGACGTGCGGATACGGTCCGCCGCCGGAGGGCGTCGTCGAGCACGTCCGGATCCCCGACGACCGCCCCGCGCACGACCTGAACGGCCGGCTGATCACGCTGCACTGGTACCGGCGTGCCCTGTGGTCCATCCCGGCCGTGGCCTGGGCCGGCGACGCACTCGCGGGACGGCGGTTCGATGCGGTGCTCGCGAACGACCTCGAGGCCGTTCCCGTGGCCGTGCGGCTCGCCGGAGGGACGCGCGTTCACGCCGACCTGCACGAGTACACGCCTCGCCTGCACGAGGAGCACGAGGCCTGGAACCGCCGGATCCGGCCGTTCCACGAATGGGTCGCCCGTCGCTACGCCACCCGCGCGGCCTCCTGGACCACCGTCAGCGGCGGGCTCGCGCGCGAGTACGAACGGCAGTTCGGCTTCTCGCCGCGCATCGTCACGAACGCCGCGCCGTACGCCGACCTGCAGCCCACCCCGGTCGGCGACCGCATCCGCATCGTGCACAGCGGAGCGTGCCTGCGCAACCGCAACATCATGGCCATGGCCGAGGGGGTGGCCGCGGCATCCGCCCCGGTGTCGCTCGAGCTCTACCTGACGCCCAACGATCCCGGCTACCTCGAGGAACTCCGTCGATTCGCCGAGCAGAGCGCCGGCGCCGACGGCGTGCCGAGCGTCGTCCTGCACGATCCTGTGCCCTACGACTCGCTCATCCGCACGCTCAATGGCTTCGACCTCGGCATCCACGTGCTGCCGCCGGTCAACTTCAACAACGAGTGGGCGCTCCCCAACAAGCTGTTCGACTACGTCCAGGCGCGCCTCGGGGTGGTCGTCGGGCCGTCCGCCGAGATGGCGGAGTACGTGCGGACGCACGACCTCGGACTCGTCCTCGACGACTTCAGCGCCGAGGCCCTCACACGGGCACTCGACGCGCTCGACCGCGAGGCCGTCGCGGGATTCAAGCGATCGGCGGATGCCGCGGCCGAGCCCATGTCGGCCGAGGCGCAGGTGCACGTCTGGGCCGACTGCGTCGGCCGGATCATCGAGGAGGCTCGCGCATGA
- a CDS encoding nucleotide sugar dehydrogenase: protein MKIAVIALGKIGLPLAVQFASKGHDVVGVDVNPRTVELVNAGTEPFPGEAHLQEQLSELVHAGRLRATTDYADAIPGADAVVLVVPLFVDAEARPDFGWMDAATRSLAEHLSPGTLVAYETTLPVGTTRGRWKPMLEEVSGLVEGRDFHLVFSPERVLTGRVFEDLRKYPKLVGGLSDEGARRAVEFYEAVLDFDERTDLPRANGVWDLGSAEASELAKLAETTYRDVNIGLANQFARFAQKSGVDVYKVIEASNSQPYSHIHQPGIAVGGHCIPVYPRLYLWNDPDATVVRAAREANLDMPDYAVGMLEGAFGDLAGARVVVLGAAYRGGVKETAFSGVFDTVESLRRRGAEPLVHDPLYTDEELAGYGFAPYRLGEPVDAAIVQADHREYRDLSPTDLPGVRAFIDGRRVSSAEAWGDDVTYRVIGRA, encoded by the coding sequence TTGAAGATCGCCGTCATCGCCCTGGGCAAGATCGGACTGCCGCTGGCCGTGCAGTTCGCGTCGAAGGGCCACGACGTCGTCGGCGTCGACGTCAACCCGCGCACCGTCGAACTCGTCAATGCCGGCACCGAGCCGTTCCCCGGTGAGGCGCACCTGCAGGAGCAGCTGTCCGAGCTCGTGCATGCAGGCCGGCTCCGCGCGACGACCGACTACGCCGACGCGATCCCCGGCGCCGACGCGGTCGTGCTCGTGGTGCCGCTCTTCGTGGACGCCGAGGCCCGCCCCGACTTCGGGTGGATGGATGCCGCGACGCGCTCGCTCGCGGAGCACCTCTCGCCGGGCACGCTCGTCGCCTACGAGACGACGCTCCCCGTCGGCACGACGCGCGGACGCTGGAAGCCCATGCTCGAGGAGGTGTCGGGCCTGGTCGAGGGACGCGACTTCCACCTCGTGTTCTCTCCCGAGCGCGTGCTCACCGGCCGGGTCTTCGAGGACCTGCGCAAGTACCCCAAGCTCGTCGGCGGGCTCTCCGACGAGGGCGCCCGCCGCGCCGTCGAGTTCTACGAGGCCGTGCTCGACTTCGACGAGCGGACCGACCTCCCCCGCGCGAACGGCGTCTGGGACCTCGGGTCGGCCGAGGCGTCCGAGCTCGCGAAGCTCGCCGAGACGACCTACCGCGACGTGAACATCGGCCTCGCGAACCAGTTCGCGCGGTTCGCCCAGAAGTCCGGGGTCGACGTGTACAAGGTCATCGAGGCCTCGAACTCGCAGCCCTACAGCCACATCCACCAGCCGGGCATCGCGGTCGGCGGGCACTGCATCCCGGTCTATCCGCGCCTGTACCTCTGGAACGACCCCGACGCGACCGTCGTCCGCGCGGCGCGCGAGGCGAACCTCGACATGCCCGACTACGCGGTCGGCATGCTCGAGGGCGCATTCGGCGATCTCGCCGGAGCCAGGGTCGTGGTCCTCGGCGCCGCCTACCGCGGTGGCGTCAAGGAGACGGCGTTCTCGGGCGTCTTCGACACGGTGGAGTCGCTCCGCCGTCGCGGCGCCGAGCCGCTCGTGCACGATCCGCTGTACACCGACGAGGAGCTCGCCGGATACGGGTTCGCGCCGTACCGGCTGGGTGAGCCGGTCGACGCGGCGATCGTCCAGGCCGACCACCGCGAGTACCGCGACCTCTCGCCGACCGACCTTCCCGGCGTGCGCGCGTTCATCGACGGGCGCCGTGTGAGCTCCGCCGAGGCGTGGGGCGACGACGTGACCTACCGGGTCATCGGCCGGGCCTGA
- a CDS encoding glycosyltransferase translates to MSRTSLLIISFSAIRSDARVLKQVQEFSRDYDVTTCGYGERPDGVVDHVRLPDDAAAWRYDKPSVVLRRFRRAYWTNPAVAAAWPLLDGRRFDVVLANDVDTVPIALRLAPAKGVHADLHEYAPKQKEDVLVWRLFLGPLMTWLVRRAVTRADSVTTVGQGIADEYRRVFGVDAGVVTNAAPYVEAAPGPVGDPIRLVHSGAGLRDRNILALVEAVEAASSRVTLDLYLTENDPTLIAELRERRSERVTLHPPVPYVELSATLNGYDVGIHALPPTSFNNRWALPNKLFDYVQARLGVLIGPSPEMAAIVERHGIGAVARGFAVADLTDAIDRMDAETVRRWKAASDGAAHELSSATQVAVWRRAIDALAAQPGSA, encoded by the coding sequence ATGAGCCGCACGTCCCTGCTCATCATCTCGTTCTCCGCCATCCGGTCCGACGCCCGCGTGCTGAAGCAGGTGCAGGAGTTCTCGCGCGACTACGACGTCACCACCTGCGGGTACGGCGAGCGGCCCGACGGCGTCGTCGACCACGTCCGGCTGCCCGACGACGCCGCCGCGTGGCGGTACGACAAGCCGTCGGTCGTGCTCCGCCGCTTCCGCCGCGCCTACTGGACCAATCCCGCGGTGGCCGCCGCCTGGCCGCTGCTCGACGGCCGCCGCTTCGACGTGGTGCTCGCGAACGATGTCGACACCGTGCCGATCGCACTCCGGCTCGCGCCCGCGAAGGGCGTCCACGCCGACCTGCACGAGTACGCACCGAAGCAGAAGGAGGACGTGCTCGTCTGGCGCCTGTTCCTGGGTCCGCTCATGACGTGGCTCGTGCGGCGCGCCGTCACCCGCGCCGACTCGGTCACGACCGTCGGACAGGGCATCGCGGACGAGTACCGGCGCGTGTTCGGCGTCGACGCGGGCGTGGTGACCAACGCCGCTCCGTACGTGGAGGCGGCGCCCGGCCCGGTGGGCGACCCCATCCGGCTGGTGCACAGCGGGGCCGGCCTGCGCGACCGCAACATCCTCGCCCTGGTCGAGGCGGTGGAGGCGGCATCCTCGCGCGTCACCCTCGACCTGTACCTCACCGAGAACGACCCGACCCTCATCGCGGAACTGCGGGAGCGCCGCTCCGAGCGCGTGACGCTGCATCCGCCCGTCCCGTACGTCGAGCTGTCGGCGACCCTGAACGGATACGACGTCGGGATCCACGCGCTGCCGCCCACGAGCTTCAACAACCGCTGGGCGCTCCCGAACAAGCTGTTCGACTACGTGCAGGCGCGGCTCGGCGTCCTCATCGGACCGTCGCCCGAGATGGCCGCCATCGTCGAGCGCCACGGCATCGGTGCGGTGGCGAGGGGGTTCGCCGTCGCCGACCTCACCGACGCCATCGATCGCATGGACGCCGAGACCGTCCGGCGGTGGAAGGCCGCCTCGGACGGTGCGGCGCACGAGCTCTCGAGCGCGACCCAGGTCGCCGTGTGGCGTCGCGCGATCGACGCCCTCGCGGCCCAGCCGGGCTCAGCGTGA
- a CDS encoding glycosyltransferase family 4 protein: MRVLAVTTWFPSAAAPTSGVFVERDVELLRHAHDVDVLHLHPPGAVGRADVAAGVRRLEMSTSSPAQVLRAARTLRAGLRRYDLVHTMSPSALLPFAPVRVRIPWVHTEHWSALLDTSTVGPAVRIGLAATRRLMRRPDAVVAVSGALAEQLSSHLGRPVDVIPDVVDAPARPAPRPIHEAPLRLVAVGALIPRKGPDLAVETVAELHRRGRDARLTWVGEGPMRDEVAELSARLGVDDAVKFVGEVPPDDVREALAAADLFLMPTSVETFGVSIAEALLSGRPVIVGATGGQRDFVDEPDGILVAERTATAYADAVERSLALTADRTADDIADAIRDRFRPEARAAAYEGVYREAARGRRAGRRDEPAARAPRVRPGR; this comes from the coding sequence GTGCGGGTCCTCGCCGTCACGACGTGGTTCCCCTCGGCGGCGGCGCCCACCTCGGGGGTGTTCGTCGAGCGCGACGTCGAACTGCTCCGCCACGCGCACGACGTCGACGTGCTGCACCTGCACCCACCCGGTGCCGTCGGCCGCGCGGATGTCGCCGCCGGCGTCCGCCGCCTGGAGATGTCGACGTCGAGTCCGGCCCAGGTCCTCCGCGCCGCCCGCACGCTGCGCGCGGGACTCCGCCGGTACGACCTGGTGCACACGATGTCGCCGTCCGCGCTGCTTCCGTTCGCACCGGTCCGCGTGCGCATCCCGTGGGTGCACACCGAGCACTGGTCGGCGCTGCTCGACACGTCGACCGTCGGTCCGGCGGTGCGGATCGGACTCGCGGCGACCCGGCGGCTCATGCGACGCCCCGACGCGGTGGTGGCCGTCAGCGGCGCGCTCGCCGAGCAGTTGTCATCCCATCTCGGACGGCCGGTCGATGTCATCCCCGACGTAGTGGACGCGCCCGCGCGCCCCGCGCCACGCCCGATCCACGAAGCGCCGCTGCGGCTCGTCGCGGTGGGCGCGCTCATCCCGCGCAAGGGTCCCGATCTCGCCGTCGAGACGGTCGCCGAACTGCATCGCCGCGGGCGCGACGCACGGCTCACCTGGGTCGGCGAGGGTCCGATGCGCGACGAGGTGGCCGAGCTCTCGGCCCGGCTGGGGGTCGACGACGCCGTGAAGTTCGTCGGCGAGGTCCCGCCGGACGACGTCCGAGAGGCGCTCGCCGCCGCCGACCTCTTCCTCATGCCGACCTCGGTCGAGACCTTCGGCGTCTCGATCGCCGAAGCGCTCCTCAGCGGGCGGCCCGTCATCGTCGGCGCGACGGGCGGCCAGCGCGACTTCGTCGACGAGCCCGACGGCATCCTCGTGGCGGAACGGACTGCGACGGCCTACGCCGACGCGGTCGAGCGCTCCCTGGCGCTCACGGCCGACCGCACCGCCGACGACATCGCGGACGCGATCCGCGACCGCTTCCGGCCCGAGGCCCGGGCCGCGGCGTACGAGGGCGTCTACCGCGAGGCAGCGCGCGGCCGGCGAGCCGGTCGACGCGACGAGCCCGCCGCCCGAGCGCCGCGGGTCAGGCCCGGCCGATGA
- a CDS encoding DUF6541 family protein, giving the protein MTWLEAVPAIAVAIVLFVVPGAPFAILLGLRGAAALGVAVAASVGIVGAASLLAPLIGLDWGLLPVGIVALVAALVSWGLRRFTARAGSDPGRWSELLPVLGGVATGGALILATLLPGMGSPRHPSQTYDALFHLNAIRWIADTADASPLHMTMTTPAAASGFYPTTWHAFAALAMQATGSSVVVTANAVSLAVAAFVWPVACAFLVRMLFGSRPLVLVLGGALSAGFAAFPYLLAWYGVLYPNSLAVALVPVALGALVGLLRGGPRRLGRAGAGTAPDPEVEPAARPATGAGMTATGWAIAAVMATGAATMAHPNALFSVFALSAPLVVSAAVRGLRAPSRASRRALIVVGTLAVFAVEAFVWTRFGTGDNGWPSVRPFYLSVAEALRNSPLDITVGWVSTILVLVGVIGGLLLRRTPVWLVVSWLLAAVLFGFANGWPEGPLRTAITGLWYNDAFRLAALGPVVAVPLAAIGLVLVLEWVELGLRRLARGRGAEPSSGLVLGVVALVAAIAVVGTQFGAVPSMRGDLERSFRLDAQSASVNPDELELFGDVDRLVPEDAVIAGNPWNGSALVYAYTGRRALFPHVGGAYPPAHRAIAEGLADATPEACEAARELGVTHVIDSDDRMLFVDDARAELYPGLTDLPRDPEGLTLVAERGDARLYEVTGC; this is encoded by the coding sequence ATGACCTGGTTGGAGGCCGTGCCCGCGATCGCCGTCGCGATCGTGCTCTTCGTCGTGCCCGGAGCGCCGTTCGCGATCCTGCTCGGACTGCGCGGGGCCGCGGCCCTCGGCGTCGCAGTCGCCGCCTCCGTGGGCATCGTCGGAGCGGCGTCGCTGCTCGCGCCGCTCATCGGGCTCGACTGGGGACTCCTCCCGGTCGGCATCGTGGCGCTCGTCGCCGCGCTCGTGTCCTGGGGCCTGCGCCGCTTCACCGCCCGCGCCGGCTCCGATCCCGGGCGGTGGTCCGAACTGCTCCCGGTCCTCGGCGGCGTCGCGACCGGCGGGGCGCTGATCCTCGCCACGCTGCTGCCCGGGATGGGTTCGCCGCGGCATCCCTCGCAGACCTACGACGCGCTGTTCCACCTCAACGCGATCCGCTGGATCGCCGACACCGCCGACGCCTCGCCGCTGCATATGACCATGACCACGCCGGCGGCGGCATCCGGCTTCTACCCGACCACCTGGCACGCATTCGCGGCACTCGCCATGCAGGCGACCGGTTCGAGCGTCGTCGTCACCGCGAACGCGGTCTCGCTCGCGGTCGCCGCGTTCGTGTGGCCGGTCGCGTGCGCCTTCCTGGTGCGGATGCTGTTCGGCTCGCGTCCGCTCGTCCTCGTGCTGGGCGGTGCGCTGAGCGCCGGCTTCGCCGCGTTCCCGTACCTGCTCGCGTGGTACGGCGTGCTGTACCCGAACTCGCTGGCGGTCGCGCTCGTCCCGGTCGCCCTCGGAGCGCTCGTGGGCCTGCTGCGCGGTGGCCCGCGCCGCCTCGGTCGGGCGGGCGCCGGAACCGCGCCCGATCCGGAGGTCGAGCCCGCGGCACGACCCGCCACCGGGGCGGGCATGACCGCGACGGGCTGGGCGATCGCCGCGGTCATGGCGACGGGCGCCGCCACGATGGCGCACCCCAACGCGCTGTTCTCGGTGTTCGCGCTGAGCGCGCCCCTCGTCGTCAGCGCGGCCGTGCGCGGCCTGCGAGCGCCCTCCCGCGCCTCGCGTCGCGCGCTCATCGTGGTCGGCACCCTCGCGGTGTTCGCGGTCGAGGCCTTCGTGTGGACGCGCTTCGGCACCGGTGACAACGGCTGGCCGTCGGTGCGGCCCTTCTACCTCTCGGTCGCCGAGGCACTGCGCAACAGCCCGCTCGACATCACGGTCGGCTGGGTCTCGACGATCCTCGTCCTCGTCGGCGTCATCGGCGGCCTCCTGCTGCGTCGCACCCCGGTGTGGCTCGTGGTGTCGTGGCTGCTCGCCGCGGTCCTGTTCGGCTTCGCCAACGGATGGCCCGAGGGCCCGCTCCGCACGGCGATCACCGGCCTCTGGTACAACGACGCGTTCCGCCTCGCCGCGCTCGGACCCGTCGTCGCCGTTCCGCTGGCCGCCATCGGACTCGTGCTGGTCCTCGAGTGGGTCGAGCTCGGGCTCCGGCGCCTCGCTCGCGGCCGCGGCGCCGAGCCCTCGAGCGGGCTCGTGCTCGGCGTCGTCGCGCTCGTCGCCGCGATCGCGGTCGTGGGGACCCAGTTCGGCGCCGTCCCGAGCATGCGGGGCGACCTCGAGCGCTCGTTCCGCCTCGACGCGCAGAGCGCGTCCGTGAACCCCGACGAGCTCGAGTTGTTCGGCGACGTCGACCGACTCGTGCCAGAGGATGCCGTGATCGCCGGGAATCCGTGGAACGGCAGCGCGCTCGTCTACGCCTACACGGGCCGACGTGCGCTGTTCCCCCACGTGGGCGGCGCCTACCCGCCCGCGCACCGCGCGATCGCCGAGGGGCTCGCCGACGCGACGCCCGAGGCGTGCGAGGCCGCGCGCGAACTCGGCGTCACCCACGTCATCGACTCCGACGACCGGATGCTGTTCGTCGACGACGCCCGCGCCGAGCTGTATCCCGGCCTGACCGACCTGCCGCGCGACCCCGAGGGCCTCACCTTGGTGGCCGAGCGCGGCGACGCGAGACTGTACGAGGTGACGGGCTGCTGA
- the wecB gene encoding non-hydrolyzing UDP-N-acetylglucosamine 2-epimerase produces the protein MKVISVVGARPQFVKLAPIAHAAAAAGVEHEIVHTGQHYDPMLSDVFFDDLGIPAPGVHLGVGSGSHGVQTGAILGALDAVFEEHAPDWVLVYGDTNSTLAAALSAVKLHLPVAHLEAGLRSFNRRMPEEHNRVLTDHAADLLLAPTDVAARHLADEGLAERTVVVGDVMTDVLMQVRDARAGQPVALIDELGLQPGGYSVATIHRAENTDDPERLRMIVESLAAIDHPVVLLAHPRVIARAQQHGIHLDAGSLVSHAPLAYPDLVGAVLSSRGVVTDSGGLQKEAFLLRVPCTTVRTETEWVETVELGWNVLANSGDEIRHAVARPAPEATDATPYGDGRAAERVIEELVRRSR, from the coding sequence GTGAAGGTCATCAGCGTCGTCGGTGCACGTCCCCAGTTCGTCAAGCTCGCCCCCATCGCCCACGCGGCCGCCGCCGCGGGCGTCGAGCACGAGATCGTGCACACGGGCCAGCACTACGATCCGATGCTCTCCGACGTGTTCTTCGACGACCTCGGCATCCCGGCGCCGGGCGTGCACCTCGGGGTGGGCTCAGGCAGCCACGGCGTGCAGACCGGGGCCATCCTCGGCGCGCTCGACGCGGTGTTCGAGGAGCATGCACCCGATTGGGTGCTCGTCTACGGCGACACCAACTCGACCCTCGCCGCGGCGCTCAGCGCCGTGAAGCTGCACCTGCCCGTGGCGCACCTCGAGGCCGGGCTGCGCTCGTTCAACCGCCGCATGCCCGAGGAGCACAACCGCGTCCTGACCGACCACGCCGCCGACCTCCTGCTCGCGCCGACGGATGTCGCGGCGCGCCACCTCGCCGATGAGGGGCTCGCCGAGCGCACCGTCGTCGTGGGCGACGTGATGACCGACGTCCTGATGCAGGTGCGGGACGCGCGGGCGGGCCAGCCGGTCGCGCTCATCGACGAGCTCGGCCTGCAGCCGGGCGGTTACTCGGTCGCCACCATCCACCGCGCCGAGAACACCGACGATCCCGAGCGGCTCCGGATGATCGTCGAGTCGCTCGCCGCGATCGACCACCCCGTGGTCCTGCTCGCGCACCCGCGCGTGATCGCGCGCGCCCAGCAGCACGGCATCCATCTCGACGCGGGCTCGCTGGTGTCGCACGCTCCGCTCGCGTACCCCGACCTCGTCGGCGCGGTGCTGTCGTCGCGCGGCGTCGTCACCGACTCGGGCGGCCTCCAGAAGGAGGCGTTCCTGCTCCGCGTGCCCTGCACGACGGTCCGCACCGAGACCGAGTGGGTCGAGACGGTCGAACTGGGCTGGAACGTGCTCGCGAACAGCGGCGACGAGATCCGGCACGCGGTGGCACGACCTGCGCCCGAGGCGACGGATGCCACGCCCTACGGCGACGGTCGCGCCGCCGAGCGCGTCATCGAGGAACTGGTGCGCCGCTCACGCTGA